In Rattus norvegicus strain BN/NHsdMcwi chromosome 1, GRCr8, whole genome shotgun sequence, a genomic segment contains:
- the Fgf21 gene encoding fibroblast growth factor 21 precursor: MDWMKSRVGAPGLWVCLLLPVFLLGVCEAYPISDSSPLLQFGGQVRQRYLYTDDDQDTEAHLEIREDGTVVGTAHRSPESLLELKALKPGVIQILGVKASRFLCQQPDGTLYGSPHFDPEACSFRELLLKDGYNVYQSEAHGLPLRLPQKDSQDPATRGPVRFLPMPGLPHEPQEQPGVLPPEPPDVGSSDPLSMVEPLQGRSPSYAS, translated from the exons ATGGACTGGATGAAATCTAGAGTTGGGGCCCCGGGACTGTGGGTCTGTCTCCTGCTGCCTGTCTTCCTGCTGGGGGTGTGCGAGGCATACCCCATCTCTGACTCCAGCCCCCTCCTCCAGTTTGGGGGTCAAGTCCGACAGAGGTATCTCTACACAGATGACGACCAGGACACCGAAGCCCACCTGGAGATCAGGGAGGACGGAACAGTGGTGGGCACAGCACACCGCAGTCCAGAAA GTCTCCTGGAGCTCAAAGCCTTGAAGCCAGGGGTCATTCAAATCCTGGGTGTCAAAGCCTCTAGGTTTCTTTGCCAACAACCAGATGGAACTCTCTATGGATCG CCTCACTTTGATCCTGAGGCCTGCAGTTTCAGAGAGCTGCTGCTTAAGGACGGATACAATGTGTACCAGTCTGAGGCCCATGGCCTGCCCCTGCGTCTGCCCCAGAAGGACTCCCAGGATCCAGCAACCCGGGGACCTGTGCGCTTCCTGCCCATGCCAGGCCTGCCCCACGAGCCCCAAGAGCAACCAGGAGTCCTTCCCCCAGAGCCCCCAGATGTGGGTTCCTCCGACCCCCTGAGCATGGTAGAGCCTTTGCAAGGCCGAAGCCCCAGCTATGCATCTTGA